A single Carettochelys insculpta isolate YL-2023 chromosome 2, ASM3395843v1, whole genome shotgun sequence DNA region contains:
- the LOC142009314 gene encoding endogenous retroviral envelope protein HEMO-like codes for MAPNNSSVEWTPPEIGPDAKLHYELCIYLLLAVIASLIIVFSFKMSYLGKPRLTRDALLQLIIILLAPAAIAIPDHPLRGAVQAIASIAKATDCWMCTLLNSPTGPGIEFVPLGLNDWWNKSDIFRWGPEWSGGSPHTNSGGEPKQWQRTMWGQPLEYVMGSSKAMYPICFESRGNAEAQMGSLGDHQCTHLVSFNRKLGIWDVHSQQEKGLQLNCWGNVINASLGHKVLFGVKDAAIVPLKFNEYPESQAWYNKSLFILPHTGYIYDPTLVNSNTLLSNQCAKDNLFKPDQILQDLLVTLYCSITSDHYCVPYHAPRLDPNEGWYKGPFSPILSKEPGLFFICGEKAYKYLPTNWTGRCSLGHIVPGGLTVYPHITAPGITNLGSFLHRSKRKFTRNPLIERPTGFHRFTRALFPWLGVAELERALVNISGQLEIALNHTADALNLLNNQLQSVARFALQNRIALDAILAQQGGVCAVINQSCCFYVNHSGQIEQDVSAIKDAVQVLHATAETGKTSWLEWLVQQLGFSLSPFLHSIVTTILIVLIIVVVFCITLCIVRRLINMAISSMQIRYMELTRDPSQFRDSPYTDRIIGHF; via the coding sequence ATGGCTCCAAACAACTCCTCAGTGGAATGGACGCCTCCCGAGATTGGCCCAGACGCCAAGCTGCACTATGAACTCTGTATATATTTACTGCTTGCTGTTATAGCTTCTTTGATTATTGtattcagttttaaaatgagCTATCTAGGAAAGCCCCGACTGACAAGGGATGCGCTCCTTCAACTCATCATCATCCTcctagctccagctgccatcgcCATACCCGACCACCCACTCCGGGGTGCCGTTCAAGCTATCGCCTCCATCGCCAAAGCAACCGACTGCTGGATGTGCACACTACTCAACTCCCCCACTGGACCTGGAATTGAGTTTGTGCCCCTTGGCCTAAATGACTGGTGGAATAAGAGCGACATCTTCCGGTGGGGACCGGAATGGTCCGGAGGCAGTCCTCACACTAACTCTGGGGGGGAGCCAAAACAATGGCAGCGTACTATGTGGGGGCAACCACTGGAATATGTAATGGGGTCATCTAAAGCAATGTATCccatttgttttgaaagcaggggAAATGCTGAGGCTCAGATGGGAAGCCTGGGTGACCACCAGTGCACCCACCTGGTCTCATTCAACAGGAAGTTAGGGATCTGGGATGTTCACTCACAACAAGAAAAGGGACTGCAGTTAAACTGTTGGGGAAATGTCATTAATGCCTCCCTAGGTCACAAAGTTTTGTTTGGTGTTAAGGATGCTGCAATTGTCCCTCTAAAGTTTAATGAATACCCTGAAAGCCAAGCTTGGTATAACAAATCCCTTTTTATCCTCCCTCACACAGGATACATATATGACCCCACCCTTGTAAATTCCAACACTCTGTTATCAAATCAGTGTGCTAAAGATAACCTTTTCAAGCCAGACCAAATTTTGCAAGACCTACTGGTTACTCTATACTGTTCTATTACCAGTGATCACTATTGTGTCCCATACCATGCCCCCAGGCTCGATCCAAACGAAGGATGGTATAAGGGACCCTTTTCTCCCATCCTCAGTAAAGAGCCTGGattgtttttcatctgtgggGAAAAAGCTTATAAATACTTACCAACAAACTGGACTGGACGATGCTCACTTGGGCACATAGTACCCGGGGGATTAACTGTATACCCTCACATCACCGCTCCCGGCATAACCAACCTGGGAAGCTTCTTGCATCGATCCAAAAGAAAGTTCACTCGTAACCCCCTCATTGAGCGACCCACAGGCTTCCACAGATTTACCCGTGCACTTTTTCCCTGGTTGGGAGTTGCTGAACTTGAGCGAGCCTTAGTTAACATCTCAGGCCAACTAGAAATAGCTCTTAATCATACTGCAGATGCCTTAAATCTTTTAAATAACCAACTCCAATCCGTAGCTCGCTTTGCTCTACAAAATAGAATTGCTCTAGATGCCATTCTAGCCCAACAAGGAGGTGTCTGTGCTGTAATAAATCAGTCCTGCTGCTTTTATGTTAATCACTCAGGACAAATCGAGCAAGATGTCTCTGCTATCAAAGATGCAGTTCAAGTCCTGCATGCTACAGCTGAGACTGGAAAAACCTCATGGCTGGAGTGGTTAGTCCAACAGTtaggattttctctctctccattcctgcattctattgtaaccactattttgattgttcttatcatagtagttgtgttttgtataacactgtgcatcgtcagGAGACTAATTAATATGGCTATCTCCTCtatgcaaatccgatacatggagctgacacgTGATCCTAGCCAATTCCGCGATTCCCCatatactgatcggatcattgggcacttttag